The Bradyrhizobium oligotrophicum S58 genome contains the following window.
GCTGCCAGCGCCAAGCCCATCGAACGAGTGCCATGAGCGACAAAGCCGTCATTACCTGCGCGCTGAACGGCGTGCTCACCGATCCCAGGCAGCATCACGTGCCGGTCACCCCGGAGGAGATGGCGCGCGAGGCGCGGCGCGCCTACGATGCCGGTGCGGCGATCATGCACATCCATCTGCGGCAGCAGGCGCCGGGCAAGGGGCATCTGCCGTCCTGGGAGGTCGAGGTCTCGCGCGAGATCCAGCAGGCGATCCGCGAGGCCTGTCCCGGCGTCATCATCAATCACACCTCGGGCGTGTCCGGGCCGAACTATCAAGGCGCACTCGACTGCATTCGGCAGACCCGGCCGGAGATCGCGGCCTGCAATGCAGGCTCGCTGAACTATCTGAAGGTCAAGGCCGACAACAACTGGGCCTGGCCGCCGATGATGTTCGACAATTCGGTCGAGAAGATCTCGGACTATCTCGCCGCGATGAAAGACGCCGGCACGATCCCGGAGTTCGAATGCTTCGACGTCGGCATCGTGCGCTGTGTCGGCATGTATCGCCAGACCGGGATGTATAGCGGTCCGCTGGAGTATAATTTCGTGATGGGCGTCGCCTCGGGCATGCCGGCGGACCCGGAACTGCTGCCGATCCTGCTCAAGCTGAAGCTCGCGGAAGCGCACTGGCAGGTCACGGCAATCGGCCGCGCCGAGATCTGGCCGCTGCACCAGCGCTGCGCCGAGCTCGGCGGCCATCTGCGGACGGGGCTCGAGGACACGTTC
Protein-coding sequences here:
- a CDS encoding BKACE family enzyme; the encoded protein is MSDKAVITCALNGVLTDPRQHHVPVTPEEMAREARRAYDAGAAIMHIHLRQQAPGKGHLPSWEVEVSREIQQAIREACPGVIINHTSGVSGPNYQGALDCIRQTRPEIAACNAGSLNYLKVKADNNWAWPPMMFDNSVEKISDYLAAMKDAGTIPEFECFDVGIVRCVGMYRQTGMYSGPLEYNFVMGVASGMPADPELLPILLKLKLAEAHWQVTAIGRAEIWPLHQRCAELGGHLRTGLEDTFYLGDGVKVTSNGQLIEAIAACARRAGREIASPAEARQMFGTIN